Below is a window of Nocardioides sp. S-1144 DNA.
CTGATGCTGGGGGAGCGCACCGCCGAGGAGGTCAAGATGACCCTCGGGTCGGCCTTCCCCGCGACCGACGAGCCGGTCGCCGAGGTGCGCGGCCGCGACCTGGTCAGCGGGCTGCCCCGCACCATCGAGGTCAGCGCGACCCAGATCCGGCACGCGATCGAGGAGCCGCTGCACGCCATCGTCGACGCCGTGCGCGTGACCCTCGACCAGACCCCGCCCGAGCTGGCCGGCGACATCATGGACCGCGGCATCGTGCTGACCGGCGGCGGCGCGTTGCTCCGCGGCCTCGACGAGCGGTTGCGCCACGAGACCGGGATGCCGGTCCACGTCGCCGAGAAGCCCCTGCTCGCGGTCGCGCTCGGTGCCGGCCGGTGCGTCGAGGAGTTCGAGGCGCTGCAGCAGGTGCTCGTCGCCGACAACAGGCGGCACCGATGAAGCCCTTCCCCCAGCGCCGCTACGGCCTGGCCCGCAACGAGGGCGGTGAGCCCGGGCGCGGCACGCCGCCGCGCTCGCTCGTCCTCGCGCTGGTCCTGGCCTGCGCCAGCCTGATGGTGCTCGACCAGAGCGGCTCGGTGCTCGACCCGGCCCGCCGCGCCGTCGGCGAGGTCGTCGGACCCGCGCAGTCCTTCACCGCCGGGGCCGTGCGCCCGTTCGTCGAGCTGCCCGGGTGGTTCGAGGACAAGGACCAGATGCGCGGCGAGCTCGCCTCGCTCGAGGCCGAGAACGACCAGCTGCGCTCGCAGGTCCGCACCACCGACCTCGACCGCAACCGGCTCGCCGAGTTCGAGGGCCTCACCGCCGCCGCCACCGACCTCGGCACCGCGCTCGTGCCGGCCCGCGTCATCGGCATCGGCGCCTCCCAGTCCTTCTCGGCCACCGTCACCATCGACGCCGGCTCCAGCTCGGGCATCACCCCCGACCTGACCGTCCTCAACAACGACGGCCTGGTGGGCCGCGTCCTGCGCGTCACCAGCACCACCGCCACCGTCCTGCTCGTCGTCGACCCCGACTCCGCCGTCGGCGCGCGGGTCGCGGCCGACATGGAGCTGGGCTTCCTCACCGGCCGCGGCGAGCTCGGCGACGACGCCCGTCTCGACCTGGAGCTCGTCGACCAGACCGTCGTCCCGCGTGAGCGGGACGTCGTGGTCACGTGGGGGAGCCGCAACGGCGACAGCCCCTACCTGGCCGGCGTCCCCGTCGGCGAGGTCGTCTCGGTCTACAACAGCGTCCGCGAGACCAGCCAGCGCGCGGTGATCGACCCGTTCGTGGACTTCGCCGCGCTCGACCTCGTCGGGGTCGCGGTGCCGTCGGGCACCCGCAGCGACCGCGCCGTCGTCGAGGCCGACGGGAGCCTGCGATGACCGGCCTCTCCACCGTGCGGGTCGCCTTCGTCGCGCTCGCCGCGGCCGTGGCGCTCGTGCTGCAGACCACCGTCTTCCCGCACCTGGCCTGGCACGGCGTCGGGCCGAACGTCGTCCTGCTCGTCGTGGTCGCCGCGGGGCTCGCCCGCGGCGCGCACTTCGGGATGGTCCTCGGCTTCGGTGCCGGCCTGCTGCTCGACCTCGCGCCCCCCGCCGACCACGCCGCCGGCCGGTGGGCGCTGGCGCTGCTCGTCGTCGGCTACGTCGCCGGCCGGGTCCGCCAGGACGCGCCGGCCGGGGTGGGCGGCGCGCTCGCCGCCGTCGCCGCCTGCTCGTTCCTCGGCTCCTCGCTGTTCGCGCTGACCGGGTTGCTGCTCGACCCGGGCGCCGGGGTGCCGGACCTGCTCGAGGTGGTGCTGGCCGGCGTCGTGTGGGACCTGGTCCTCGCCGCGTTCGTGGTCCCGGTCGTGATGCGCGCCCTGACCCGCCTCGACCCCGCGGCGCTGGCCACGTGAGCGCCGCCGCGTCCTCCGCGAGCCGCAGCCGGCTGCGGCTGATCGTCATCCAGGCGCTGGTCTTCTCGCTCTTCGCGACGCTCCTGGTGCGCCTGTACTACCTGCAGGTCGTCAGCGGCGCCGAGTACCAGGGCCGGGCCGCCGCGCAGTCGGTGCGCGAGATCGTCGTGCAGCCGACCCGCGGCCTGATCGTCGACGACCAGGGCCGGCCCCTCGTCACCAACCGCCTGACGTGGGTCGTCTCGCTCGACCGCAACGTGCTCGACAAGCTCGACCAGAAGGACCGTCGGACCCTGGTGCGGCGGGTGGGCCGGGTGATCGACGTCAAGCCGGGCCGGATCGAGAAGAAGCTGGTCAGCTGCGGTGCCGAGGGCTCGGAGCCGGGCGTGTGCTGGAACGGCTCGCCCTACCAGCCGGTGCCCGTCGCCGAGGACCTCGCCCAGCCCCGGGCCCAGCAGCTGCGCGAGCAGCCCGAGGACTACCCGGGCGTCGTCGTCGACCAGCAGAGCGTGCGCGCCTACCCGCAGCCCTTCGGGATCAACGCCGCCCACCTGCTCGGCTACCTCAGCCCGATCACCGAGGAGGAGCTCGACACCGCCGAGGGCAACGGCGACCGCTCGGTCAACGGCGCCTCGGTCGTCGGGCGCGCCGGCATCGAGCAGCAGTACGACCAGTGGCTGCGCGGCATGCCCGGCTACGACCGGGTCGAGGTCGACTCGATGGGGCGCGTGATGGGCGACGAGGAGCGGGTCGAGGCCCAGCCGGGCGACACCCTGGTCACCTCCATCGACGCGAAGGTCCAGGGCGTCGTGGAGCAGCAGCTTCACGAGACCATCACCACCGCCCGCGCCACCCGCGACACCGTCACCGGCCGCAACTACGTCGCCGACGCGGGCGCCGCGATCGTGCTCGAGGCCGACACCGGCCGGGTCGTCGCCGCGGCCAGCCAGCCGACGTACGACCCCTCGGTGTGGGTCGGCGGCATCACCAAGAAGCAGCTCGCCGAGCTCTACTCCGAGAAGGCCGGCACGCCGCTGCTCAGCCGGGCCACGCAGGGCCAGTACGCGCCCGGCTCGACGTGGAAGCCGTTCATGACCGCCGGCGCGCTCACCCACGGCTACGACGAGGACACCCGGCTCAACTGCTCCTCCTCGCTGGCCGTCGGCAACCGCGACTTCAAGAACTACGAGTCCGGCGCCTACGGCTACATCTCCTTCGCCAAGGCGCTCGAGGTCTCGTGCAACACCTTCTTCTACCGGATCGGGCTCGACTACTGGCAGCGCTACGGCTCCGACGTCGACGACGTCGACGCCCAGGACCCGCTGGTCGAGGAGGCCAAGAAGTTCGGCTTCGGCCGCGAGACCGGCATCGACCTCCCCGGTGAGGCGCCCGGCCGGATCGCCGACCGCCGCTGGAAGCGGGCCTACTACCAGTCGATGAAGAAGTACTACTGCGGGATCGCCGACAAGCCCCAGGACGCCGACACCTCCGACTTCGTCTACACCTTCGCCCGCGAGTTCTGCGTCGAGGGCTTCGCCTACCGCGCCGGCGACGCGGTGAACTTCGCGATCGGGCAGGGCGACACCATCGTCACCCCGCTCCAGCTCGCCCGGGCCTACGGCGCGATCGCCAACGGCGGGACGCTCTACGAGCCGCGGGTCGCCCGGGCGGTCGTCGCCGCCGACGGCACCGTCGTGCGCGACATCAAGCCGCGCAAGGCCGGGACCGTCGACGTCCCCGACCGCGTGATCGGCTACATCGACGACGCCCTCAAGGGAGTCACCCGCCAGGGCACGATGGCGTGGCGGATGGCCGGCTTCCCGCTCGACGAGGTCGAGATCCGCTCCAAGACCGGCTCCGCCGAGGTCTACGGCAAGCAGTCGACCTCGTGGGTCGCGTCGTACTCCGACGACTACGTCGTGGTGATGATGGTCAGCCAGGGCGGCACCGGCTCGGGCACCTCCGGCCCGGCGGTCCGCAAGATCTGGGAGTCGCTGTACGGCGTCCAGGAGGACCGCGTCGTGCCCGACCGGGCCGCCGTGCCCGGCACCACGCTGCCGCGCGACCTGCCGGTCTTCCAGGACGACGGCTCGATCCTGCCGCCCGCGATCCGGACCGACGACCAGTGAACCGACCAGCAGTGAACCGACCGCCAGTGAACCGACCAGTGGGGGACGACCAGTGAAGACCGTGCCCGGCCTCGACCGGCTGCTGCTCGTCGCCGTCGTCGCGCTCAGCGTGGTCGGCTGCGTCCTGGTCTGGTCGGCGACCAGCGCCCGGGCCGACCTCACCGGCGGCGACCCGCGTGCCTACCTGCAGAAGCAGATCGTCAACGTCGCCATCGGGCTCGGCCTGCTGGTCGTCGTCCTGATGACCGACCACCGGTGGGTGCGGATCGTCGCGCCGCTGGTCTACGTCGCCTCGGTCGGCGGGCTGGTGCTCGTGCTCACGATGGGCTCGGTCGTCAACGGCTCGAAGTCGTGGCTGATGGTCGGCGGGATGTCGATCCAGCCGTCGGAGTTCGCCAAGCTCGCCGTCGTCATCGGCATGGCCCTGGTCGTCGCCGAGCGCTCGGAGGGACGCCGCCGCGGGCGGATCGGCCTGGGCGACGTCGTCCTGCTGCTGCTCATCGCCGGTCTGCCGGCCGTGCTGATCCTGCTCCAGCCCGACCTCGGGACCATGCTGGTGCTCTCCGCGACCGTGTTCGGCGTGCTGGCCGCGATGGGGACGCCGCGGCGCTGGCTCGCGATGCTCGGCGCCGGCGGGGTCGTCGGGGTCGTCGCCGCGGTCACGGCCGGGGTCCTCGAGGACTACCAGGTCGACCGCTTCCTGGCCTTCATCGACCCCGACCTCGACCCGCGCGGGGCCGGCTACAACGTGGAGCAGGCCCGGATCGCCGTCGGCAACGGCGGGCTGTTCGGCCAGGGCCTGTTCAACGGCTCGCAGACCCGGTCCGGCTTCGTCCCCGAGCAGCACACCGACTTCGTCTTCACCGTCGCCGGCGAGGAGCTCGGCCTGGTCGGGGCCGGCTTGATCATCGCGCTGCTCGGCGTCGTGCTGTGGCGCGCGCTGCGGATCGCCCAGCGCACCGACGACGTCTTCGGCCGGGTCGCCGCCGCCGGCATCGCCTGCTGGTTCGGGTTCCAGGCCTTCCAGAACATCGGCATGTGCCTGGGAATCATGCCGGTCACCGGCGTCCCGCTGCCCTTCGTGTCCTACGGCGGCAGCTCGATGTTCGCCTCGATGCTCGCCGTGGGCCTCCTGCTCAACATCTCCCGCCGCACCGCCGAGGCGCCCGCCGCCCGGCTCCGGCCGACGGCGCGGACCCTCGTCGCCGCCCGGTGAGCACCACACCCGCGCGGCCCGGGGCGCCGGGAGTTCCGCCCCGACGCAGCGCGACGGCGTCCGAACGGGCAGAATGAGCGGGTGCTGACGGTCCGGGTCCTGCCGCGCGAGGGTGTCACCCTCCGCGCCGCGGTGACGACCGTCGAGGTCACCGGCGTCCTGGCCCTGGGCCACGTGTGGGCCGGCGGCACCCTGCCCTCGGCGACCTGGCTCGCCGCGATGGCGGTCGTCGTCCTCGGCGCCGGGCTGCTGGTGCTGCGGGGCCGCGTCCGCCCGCTGGTGGCGCTGCCCGCCCTGGTCGCCGCGCAGCTGCTGCTGCACGCGTGGATCACCGCGCTCACCCCGACCGCGACGACGGGGGGCGACCCCCTGCACCACCACGTCCACGCCGTGCTCGACCCGCGGATGCTGGCCGTGCACGTCGCGGGGGGTCTGGTCACCGCCGTCGCCTGGGAGCTGCGGACCCGCGCGGTCGAGGTCGTCGTCAGCTGGACCCGTCAGCAGCTGCCCCCGCTCCCGTCGCTGCGCCTGGTGCCGGCGCCGGTGCCGGCCCCGGCCGCGCTGCTCACCCGCTTCGTCGTCTCGGCCGCGCCGCGGCGCGGCCCACCGGTGGTCCCCGCCCCCGCCTGACCTCCGCCGCCGCGTCGACGGACGGTCAGGTGCTCCCCGCCCGACCATCCTCCGCAGCGTTCGCTGCACCCTCGACGAAGGAACCACCATGACCACCCGACGCACCCTCGCGCGCCTCGGCGCCACCGCCGCCGGCACCTCCGTTCTCGCCCTGGGCCTCGTGGCCCCGGCCTCCGCCCACGTCACCGTGACGCCGTCCGACACCGCCGCCGGCGCCTACACGGTGCTGACCTTCAGCGTCGGCCACGGCTGCGAGGGCTCCCCGACGACGTCGATCGCGATCCAGATCCCCGAGGGGATCAACGCCGCGACCCCGACCCGCAACGACTACTACGACGTCGAGAAGACCGTCGAGAAGCTGGACCCGCCGGTCACCGACGCCCACGGCAACGAGCTCACCGAGCGGGTCTCGACGGTGACCTACACCGCGAGGACGCCGCTGCCCGACGGCTACCGCGACACCTTCGATGTCCAGGTGCAGCTTCCCGAGGACGCCGAGGGCGCCGACCTGGCCTTCCCGACGATCCAGACGTGCGAGAAGGGCGAGACGCCCTGGACCGAGATTCCGGCCGAGGGCCAGTCCGAGGACGACCTCGAGAGCCCGGCCCCGGCGTTCGTCGTGACCGCGGCCGGCGCCGACGCCCACGGCGGTGGCGACGAGGCGGCCGACGAGACCGCCGAGGAGACCTCCGCGGAGACCTCGAGCGACACCGAGGCCTCCGGCGAGCCGGCCGCCGAGGCGTCGGGCGACGACTCCGGCAACGGCCTCGCGATCGCCGGCCTGGTCGCCGGCGTCGCGGGCATCCTCGTCGGTGGCTTCGCGCTCCTGCGCGGACGCAGCACCACCGCGTGAGTCGAGGACCGGTCCCGCGGCTCCTCGGAGCCGCGGGACTGGTGCTCGCCGTCCTCCTGCTGGTCGTGGGGACGGCGGCACCGGCCTCCGCCCACGCCACGCTGGTCAGCAGCGACCCCGCCGAGGGTGAGGTGCTGGCGAGCACGCCCGACGTCGTCACGTTCATCTTCGACGAGGCCGTGTCGCTGCCGGCCGACGGCGTCCTGGTCTTCGACGCCGCCGGCGACCCCGTCGACGCCGAGGCCTCCAGCAGCGACACGGAGGTCGTCGCCGACCTGCCCGACACCCTCGACGACGGCACCTACGTCGTGGTGTGGCGGGCGATCTCGGCCGACGGCCACCCGATCGCGGGATCGCTGACCTTCTCCGTCGGGTCCGCGAGCCCGGAGGTCGCGGCACCCAAGGTGCCGGAGACCGACCCCGGCCAGGTCCGGACGGTGCTGAGCGTCGTCCAGGGCCTGGGCTACGTCGGGCTGCTGACCGCGGCCGGTCTCGTGCTGTTCCTGGCGTGGGCCCTGGCCGGCGTCCGGGTCGACGAGGCCGTGCGCCGCCGGCTCACGACGGTGCTGTGGTCGGCCGCCGGGCTCGCCGTCCTGGCCGCCACCGCCGCCGTCCCGCTGGCCGGTGCCTACCAGCAGGGCCTGGGGCTCCACCAGCTCGGCGAGTCCACCGCCGTCGACCTCGAGTTCGTCGGCGACGACCTGCTGGTCCTGGCCCTCCAGGCCGGCGGGCTGCTGGTCGCGCTCACCGGCCTCGGGGTCACCGCGACCCGGCGCCGAGTGGCCGTCCTCGCCGCCGCCGTGGCGGTCCTGTCACCGGCCCTGGTCGGGCACTCCCGCACCATCGAACCGGTCTGGCTGGTCACCACGACCGACCTGCTGCACCTCGCGGCCGGCTCCACCTGGCTGGGGGGCCTGGTCGGCCTGGCCCTCACGCTGCGCTCGCTGAGCGGGCGCGAGCGCGACGCCGCTCTCGTCCTGAGCCGGTTCTCGACGGTGGCCGCGGGCCTGCTCGGCCTGCTCGCGGTGACCGGCGCGCTGATGGGCTGGCGGATCCTCGGCGGGTGGGGCCCCCTGTTCGACACGACGTACGGGCGGCTGCTGCTCGTCAAGGTGGCCGTCGCCGCCGTCGTCGCGCTGGTCGCCGGCTACAACCGGTTCCGGCTCCTGCCGGCCGTCGTCGGCGGGGTCGGCCACTCCGCCCGCCGCGGTGCGGTGCTGCACGTGGGCCGCGCCGTGCGCGTCGAGACGGCGCTGCTCGTCGTCCTGCTGGGGGTGACCGGGTTCCTGACGAACCAGTCGCCCCGCGAGGACGCGACGACCCGCGCACCGGTGGCCTCGCGCGTCGAGGTCGGCGTGCTCGCCGACGCGAAGGTGCTCGCCACGATGGTCCCGGGCACCCGCGGCCCCAACACGGTCACGGTCCAGGTGCAGGACCAGGCCGGCGACCCGGTCGACGGCTTCGCTGCGCCCTCGGTGGCCATCCGCTCGGCCGACGGCGCCGTCGACCTCGGCGAGCAGCCGGTGCTGCCGGTCGCCGCCGGCACCTACGTGGTCGAGACGGTCGTGCCGTCGGCCGGCACGTGGGAGGTGCAGGTCAGCCTGCGCGCCAGCGAGTTCGAGAACCCCGTCACTACTGTCACCTTCGAGGTGGGCTGATGAGCAGGACATGGTCAGGACGCGCCGTCGCGGCGCTCGCGGTGCTGGTGCTCGGGGTGGCCGGCTGCTCCGGCGAGCCGGAGGTCGAGGAGGGCCGCCAGGTGCTCTCCCCGGCCGAGGCCGGCCAGCAGCACACGCACACGACGCTCGTCGGCGACGGCACCACCGCCGACGCCGGCGGGTACCGCCTCGCCGAGCTCCAGTTCCCCGACGTGTCCCGCGAGCCCGGCGACCTGACCTTCCGGATCCTCGACTCCCGGGGCGACGCGGTCACCGACTACGTCGAGGAGCAGACCAAGCTGCTGCACCTGTACGTGGTGCGCGACGACCTGACCGACTTCCGCCACCTGCACCCGGTGCTCGGGGACGACGGCACCTGGAGCGCGCGGGTCGACGTCGCCGACCCCGGCGAGTACCGGGTGGTGGCGGAGTTCCTGCCGGCCGCGCAGGAGGACGGCAGCCACGTCGTCCTCGGGGCGCGCGCCCTGGTCGAGGGGACGCCGCCGCCGACCGGCCAGGCACCCGCCAGCACCGCCTCCGACGGCGTGGTGACCATCGCCGGCCCGGAGACGCTCCCGGCGGGGGTGGACTCGCAGTTCGTGATGACCGTCAGCGACGGCGCCTCCGGGGTGCTGAACCTGGGGACCTACCTCGGCTCCTACGCCCACCTCACCGGCTTCGACGTCGAGACCGGCGCCTTCGTGCACGCGCACCCGATCGGGGCGCCGACCACGACCGACGCCGGCAGCGAGCTCACCTTCCACACCTCCTTCGACCTCCCGGGCACCTACCGGCTCTTCGTTCAGGTGCGCGCGGACGGGTTCGTGCACACGGTGCCGCTGACGACCATCGTCGGCTGAGGCCCGCCCCGGCCCGCCCCGGCAGGGGCAGGTCGGCCAGGTCGGTCAGGTCAGCCCAGGCACAGGCAGAACGGGTGCCCGGCCGGGTCGAGGAAGACCCGGAAGGTCGTGCCGGGCTGGTGCGGGTGGAGGGTCGCGCCGAGGTCGACGACGGCCCGCTCGGCGACGTCGAGGTCGTCGACCACCACGTCGAGGTGGCTCTGCTGCGGCACCTCCTGGCTCGGCCAGGTCGGACGGCGGTAGTCGTCGACCCGCTGGAAGCACAGGCACGCGCCGTAGTCGGCCCGCACCTCGAACCAGTCGCCCTCGTCGCGCACCTCCCAGTCGAGCAGGGCGCCGTAGAACCGGGCGAGGACGCCGGCGTCCGGGCAGTCGAGGACGGTGGTCGGGAAGCGGGCGATGGCCATGACCGCACGCTACGACCGAACCCGGACGGACGGCGTCCGCGGAGGGAGCGGTCGGCTCAGGGGTTGCGGCGGACCCGGATCGTCGGGCTCACGTCGCCCCGGCAGCCGGGCCGGGGGCCGACCTTGGCGAAGAACCGGCCCTCGGTGCCGGTGTTGCCGGTCGACCAGACCCAGCTGGTGCCCTGGAGGCTGGTGGTGTCGGAGGCCCACAGGTGCGGCTCGCCGTCCACGAGCTTGAAGACCTTGACGGTCCGGTCGGCCGCGCAGAGCCCCGGGCGGGTGCTGCTCACGACGCCGGACATGTCGGTGCCCTCCGCGGTGATGGTCACGGTGACGGCGGCGCGCGCCGGCGCGGCCTGGGCGGCCTGGGCGGCCTGGGCGGCCTGGGCGGCCGGGCCCGGGCCCACGACGGCGAGCGCGACCCCGCCGGTCACGACGGCGGCGAGGGTGGGGGCGAGGACGAACGACCTCACGACCGACGTGACGGCTGACTTCTCGGATGACTTCACGGGTGCCTTCCCGGGGACGAGTCTCGCCCCCTCCACGGGGAGGAGCGCCGAGGTCGGGCCGGGATACCTCAGGAGCCCGGCGGGGTCCAGGCGGGGTCCGGGTCCTCGCCGGTGCGGCCGTCGACGGCCTCGCGCAGCAGGTCGGCGTGGCCGGTGTGGCGTCCGTACTCCTCGAGCAGGTCGCACAGCAGCCGCCGCAACGAGGCGTGGTGACCCTCGCCGTCGCTCGCGTGCACCGGCTGGTCGGTGCCGCCGGCCCGCAGCGCCGCCGCGAACCGCTCCCGCGAGCGGGCCACCGCGCCGTCGTACAGCGCGAGGAGGACGTCGGGGGCGTCGTCGGCGGCACTGGTGAAGTCCCAGTCGTTGCTCCCGTCCCACCCGGTGCTCGCCCACGGCTCGCCGAGCGGCTCCCCGCTCAGCTTGACCGTGGAGTGGAAGTCCTCTGTGACCGCCAGGTGCTTGAGCAGCCCGCCCAGGGTGAGCGACGAAGCGCCGATGGTCGTGGCGAGCCCGGCCGCGTCGAGGCCGTCGGTCTTCCAGCGGAACGTCGCCCGCATCCGGTCGATCGCGCCGACCAGCTGCTCGGCCTCGGAGCCGGCCAGCGGCGGCTCCCACGGGGGAGGGGTCGTCATGGGACGACGCTACGGCGCCTCGCGGACGGAATCCGTCCGCGTCCCGCCGCGGTGGGCGACGTCGGGAGCGCACCCGCGCTCCTTGTAAACTGACCTCGTGGTCGCTGGGAACCCCGGCGGCCTCCTCCCGCGCCCAGCACCGTCCCCGGGCAGCGCGTCCGATCGACCTCTGGAAGGCCGACCCCCTGCTCGCTCTCGTCCTGGCCCACGGCGTTGCTGCGGCCGTCGCGCCCGGGTTGGTGCGGTGGCTGGGCCGTCGCGCCTTCCTGGTGCTCGCCCTGGTCCCGCTCGTCGCGGTGGCCTGGGCGGTCGCGCAGGGCCCCGAGGTGCTCGACGGCGGCGTCCTGACCGAGACGACGCGGTGGATCCCCTCCCTCGGGTTCGGGGTCGACCTGACCCTCGACGCGCTGCGCTGGCTGATGGTCCTCATCGTCGCCGGCGTCGGGGTGGTCGTGCTGGCCTACTGCGCCTGGTACTTCGACGACGGCGCCCCCGGCCTGGTCGGCTTCGCCAGCAACTTCGCGGCGTTCGTCGGCGCGATGCTCGGGCTGGTCCTCTCCGACAACCTGCTCCTGCTCTTCGTGTTCTGGGAGCTCACCACGATCTCCTCCTTCCTGTTGATCGGGTTCAACCCGACCCACCGGGCCAGCCGGCGGGCCGCCATCCAGGCACTGCTCGTCACCACGCTGGGTGGGCTGGCGATGCTGGTCGGGATGCTGCTGCTGGGCTCCGAGGCCGGCTCCTTCTCCCTCGCCGAGATCGTGGCCGACCCGCCGTCGGGCACCGCGACCACGGTGGCGGTCTGGCTGGTCCTGGTGGGTGCGCTGAGCAAGTCGGCGATCGTCCCGTTCCAGTTCTGGCTGCCCGGTGCGATGGCGGCGCCCACCCCGGTGAGCGCCTACCTGCACGCGGCCTCGATGGTGAAGGCGGGGCTGCTCCTCGTCGCGCTGCTCGTCCCGGCCTTCGCCGACGTACCCGGCTGGCGCCCGGTGCTGCTGACCCTCGGCGTCGTGACGATGATCTCCGGCGGCTGGCGCGCGCTGCGCCAGATCGACGTGAAGCTGCTGCTGGCGCACGGCACCGTCAGCCAGCTGGGCTTCCTGCTCGTCGTGCTGGCCATCGGCAGCCGCACCGCCGCCCTGGCCGGCACCGCGCTGGTGCTGGCGCACGCGCTGTTCAAGTCGACCCTGTTCCTCACCGTCGGCGTCGTCGACAAGCTCACCGGCACCCGCGACCTGCACGTCCTCAGCGGTGTCGGACGCCGCCTGCCGGTGCTCGCCGTCGCCGCCGCGCTGGCCGGCGCCTCGATGGCCGGGCTGCCGCCGCTCGTCGGCTTCCTCGGCAAGGAGACGATGTGGGCCGCGCTCCTTGAGCTCACCCACGCGGGCAACCCGGTCGGCGTCGCGCCGTGGGCCGGCTGGCTGCTGCTCGCCGGCGTCCTGGTCGGGTCGAGCTTCACCGTCGCCTACACCCTCCGCTTCCTGTGGGGCGCGTTCGCGACCAAGCCCGGCGTCCCCCCGACACCGGTCGCCGGGCTCCCCGCGCCGTTCGCGGCGGGGCCGGTGCTGCTCGCCACGCTCGGCCTCGGCCTCGGCTTCGCCGGTGCCGCGCTCACCTCGGCGCTCGACCCCTACGTCGTGCAGCTCGTCGCGGGCGACCACGAGGAGTACCTCGCGCTGTGGCACGGCCTCGAGCTGCCCCTGCTCCTGACCGCCGCCACCGTGGCCGTCGGCCTCGCCCTCTTCGCGGTGCGCGACGGGCTCTGCGCGTTCCAGCAGCGCGTCGAGCTGCCGATGTCCGGCGGGCGCGTGTACCGCGCGATCCTGCGCGACATCGACCGGCTGGCCGTCGAGGTCACCGGCACCGTGCAGCGCGGCTCGGCGGCGGCCTACCTCGCGATCATCCTGCTGGTGCTCGTGGCCGGCCCCGGGACCGCGCTCGTGCTCGCCCTCCTCGACGGGCCCGACCTGCGCGTGGTCGCCTGGGACGGCTGGGGCCAGCCCGTCGTGGGCCTGGTGATGGTCGTGGCGGCGGTGATGACGGTGCGCTCGCGCCGGCGGCTGCGCGCGTTCATCCTCGCCGGCGTGACCGGCTACGGGTGCGCGCTGCTGTTCGTCCTGCACGGCGCCCCCGACATCGCGCTCACCCAGATCCTGGTCGAGACCGTCGCGCTGGTGGTCGTCGTCCTCGTGCTGCGGCGGCTGCCCGACTACTTCACCGACCGGCCGCTGCGGCCGGTCCGCTACGCGCGGATGGCCCTGGCCGGCGTCATCGGCGCCGTCGTGTCGGGGATCCTCGTCGTCGCCGGCAGCTCACGCACCACCGAGGCCGTCTCGACGCGGTTCGCCAAGGCCGCCTACGAGTTCGGCTACGGCCGCAACGTCGTCAACGTGACCCTGGTCGACATCCGGGCGTGGGACACCTTCGGGGAGATCTCGGTGCTCGTCGTCGCCGCCACCGGCGTCGCGAGCCTGATCTTCCTCGACACCCGCAGCGGCGGCGTCCGACGCCTGGCCGAGGCAGACCCGCAGACCGTCGAGACGACCGGTGCGCCCGGCGCGACCCGGGTGCGCCGCACCTGGCTGCCGGCCCCCGGCACGCTGAGCCCCGACCGTCGCTCGATCGTCTTCGAGGTCGTGACCCGGCTGGTCTTCCACAGCATCATGGTCTTCTCGGTCTACCTGCTCGTCGCCGGGCACAACCTGCCCGGGGGCGGGTTCGCGGCCGGCATGGTCGCCGGCCTCGCGCTGATGGTGCGCTACCTCGCCGGCGGCCGCTACGAGCTCGCCGAGGCGCTGCCCGTCGACGCCGGCGTCATCATCGGCACCGGCCTCTTCGTCGCCGCCGTCTCGGGCCTCGGCCCGGTCGCCTTCGGGGGCGAGGTGCTGCAGACCGCCGACGTCTACGTGGACCTGCCGCTGCTCGGCGAGCTGCACCTGGTCTCGTCGGTCGGCTTCGACATCGGCGTCTACCTCGTCGTGACGGGGCTGGTGCTCGACCTGCTGCGCACCTTCGGCGCCAACCTCGACCGCCAGATCCTCCGCGCCCAGCGCGAGGCCGAGAGCCAGGAGGTGGACGCCTGATGGAGGTCAACCTCACCCTCGTGCTCGTCGCCGGCGCCCTCGTCGGCTGCGGTGCCTACCTGCTGCTCGAG
It encodes the following:
- the mreC gene encoding rod shape-determining protein MreC, producing the protein MKPFPQRRYGLARNEGGEPGRGTPPRSLVLALVLACASLMVLDQSGSVLDPARRAVGEVVGPAQSFTAGAVRPFVELPGWFEDKDQMRGELASLEAENDQLRSQVRTTDLDRNRLAEFEGLTAAATDLGTALVPARVIGIGASQSFSATVTIDAGSSSGITPDLTVLNNDGLVGRVLRVTSTTATVLLVVDPDSAVGARVAADMELGFLTGRGELGDDARLDLELVDQTVVPRERDVVVTWGSRNGDSPYLAGVPVGEVVSVYNSVRETSQRAVIDPFVDFAALDLVGVAVPSGTRSDRAVVEADGSLR
- the mreD gene encoding rod shape-determining protein MreD; its protein translation is MTGLSTVRVAFVALAAAVALVLQTTVFPHLAWHGVGPNVVLLVVVAAGLARGAHFGMVLGFGAGLLLDLAPPADHAAGRWALALLVVGYVAGRVRQDAPAGVGGALAAVAACSFLGSSLFALTGLLLDPGAGVPDLLEVVLAGVVWDLVLAAFVVPVVMRALTRLDPAALAT
- the mrdA gene encoding penicillin-binding protein 2, whose protein sequence is MSAAASSASRSRLRLIVIQALVFSLFATLLVRLYYLQVVSGAEYQGRAAAQSVREIVVQPTRGLIVDDQGRPLVTNRLTWVVSLDRNVLDKLDQKDRRTLVRRVGRVIDVKPGRIEKKLVSCGAEGSEPGVCWNGSPYQPVPVAEDLAQPRAQQLREQPEDYPGVVVDQQSVRAYPQPFGINAAHLLGYLSPITEEELDTAEGNGDRSVNGASVVGRAGIEQQYDQWLRGMPGYDRVEVDSMGRVMGDEERVEAQPGDTLVTSIDAKVQGVVEQQLHETITTARATRDTVTGRNYVADAGAAIVLEADTGRVVAAASQPTYDPSVWVGGITKKQLAELYSEKAGTPLLSRATQGQYAPGSTWKPFMTAGALTHGYDEDTRLNCSSSLAVGNRDFKNYESGAYGYISFAKALEVSCNTFFYRIGLDYWQRYGSDVDDVDAQDPLVEEAKKFGFGRETGIDLPGEAPGRIADRRWKRAYYQSMKKYYCGIADKPQDADTSDFVYTFAREFCVEGFAYRAGDAVNFAIGQGDTIVTPLQLARAYGAIANGGTLYEPRVARAVVAADGTVVRDIKPRKAGTVDVPDRVIGYIDDALKGVTRQGTMAWRMAGFPLDEVEIRSKTGSAEVYGKQSTSWVASYSDDYVVVMMVSQGGTGSGTSGPAVRKIWESLYGVQEDRVVPDRAAVPGTTLPRDLPVFQDDGSILPPAIRTDDQ
- the rodA gene encoding rod shape-determining protein RodA, with translation MKTVPGLDRLLLVAVVALSVVGCVLVWSATSARADLTGGDPRAYLQKQIVNVAIGLGLLVVVLMTDHRWVRIVAPLVYVASVGGLVLVLTMGSVVNGSKSWLMVGGMSIQPSEFAKLAVVIGMALVVAERSEGRRRGRIGLGDVVLLLLIAGLPAVLILLQPDLGTMLVLSATVFGVLAAMGTPRRWLAMLGAGGVVGVVAAVTAGVLEDYQVDRFLAFIDPDLDPRGAGYNVEQARIAVGNGGLFGQGLFNGSQTRSGFVPEQHTDFVFTVAGEELGLVGAGLIIALLGVVLWRALRIAQRTDDVFGRVAAAGIACWFGFQAFQNIGMCLGIMPVTGVPLPFVSYGGSSMFASMLAVGLLLNISRRTAEAPAARLRPTARTLVAAR
- a CDS encoding YcnI family copper-binding membrane protein produces the protein MTTRRTLARLGATAAGTSVLALGLVAPASAHVTVTPSDTAAGAYTVLTFSVGHGCEGSPTTSIAIQIPEGINAATPTRNDYYDVEKTVEKLDPPVTDAHGNELTERVSTVTYTARTPLPDGYRDTFDVQVQLPEDAEGADLAFPTIQTCEKGETPWTEIPAEGQSEDDLESPAPAFVVTAAGADAHGGGDEAADETAEETSAETSSDTEASGEPAAEASGDDSGNGLAIAGLVAGVAGILVGGFALLRGRSTTA